The window CGCCGTCTCCATATAAGAAGCCGTGATCGAAGATGGAGATTTTCGCCTCTTCGGGAGCGCATAATTGAAAATTGATTGAGATGGCTGCCACAGTCGAAGACATAGATTTTAACGCCTCCTATTGGAAAAATCCATCGTCTTATCTTTTATTGGCGAATCGACGAGGGAGAAATGACACTGCTTTCAACCGATTATTGTTCTTTTATTTTTCATGGAAAATAACGTTTGGCTACCGTTGCGAAGCATTTTTTCGCCATAGCGTCCGCTCTAAATGAGGCGAGAATGCTGAACTCCAAGAAATAGAAGCAGTTGCAAAGAAGCATTCAGACGATAATCCACTTCGGCGATTCTAAAAGTCTACATGAACCTCTATTTATCTCCAAGGCGGGGGGAGAGGGGACGAAGAAAATTGACGCCGGTTTGGGGATCGCGTCCGAAGATATAGGAAGAACGGCCGGGAAAAGAACGCGCTAATTCCGTATTTTGGGCGCCCATATCCCAGATATAAACAACTTCGGAGGAATCGGGGAAAGGGGAATTGCGGATGAGATCGCCCTGAGTCATATCGCCGCTGGGAGCGCTGACGAACACGAGGGCGTTATGCAGATGGAAATGATCCGCCAGGCGGTATAGGCTCTGCCGCCGATAGATTTGATGGGAATAAAAACGCCAATGAATACCAACCATCATTCCATCGGCGCCCAGCAGGATAATCAAAACAACGAGAAGAATATTACGCTTCGTTTTTACGAATCGAACCCTCAATTCCTCAAGCCAAGGCGCGGCGAGTAATGATAGCGGCAGAAGCGCTTCGAAATAGAAGCGCGGGCCGTATTGATTGCCGCCGTCCGAGGGATAGAAAAAATAAGCGAGAGGCAGCGCCAAGGCGCTGAGGGCGAATACGCGCGTCCACGCCAGCGCCAGAGAGCGCCTTTTCCAAGCGCCCCAAAAAGCGGCGAGAGGCAAGGCGGGAAAGGTCCAGAGAAAAAGGCGCCCTAGATTGCGGAACATGTAAGTCAACGCTTGGGCAGGGCCGAAAGGCTTGATCTCCACATAATCGAAGAGCCGGATTTCGCGAGGGCCGAAGCCGAGACGTTCGCCGGGCAGAAGATAACGCGGCGGGTGAAGCCAGAAGCCGGTCAGGGCATGGTTATAAAGAAGATAAACGATGCCTATCGGCAGAGCGCCTAAGACGAATAGAACTGCGAAGCGCCAGCGAAGACGCGACTGAAAAAAGAAGTAAACCAAGGGCGGCGATAAAAGAGCCAGGCAGGTCATTTCGCGTATGGCAAACGTCCAGGAAAAGAAGAATCCCGCCAAAAGCGCCGCCGAATATCGCTCTTCCTGTCCCCATTTTATGAAAAAGAGAAATGTCAACGATGCGCCCAACAAGCAAGCGGTATGAGAAAAGTACGACGCGCCGTTGAAGAGAAAGCAGGGAGAGAAAAGCAACAAACCCACGACGATCCATGCGGATGTTCGCCCCAGCGCTCTGCGGGCGGCGAAGAAAACGGCGGCGAGCGTCAAGGCGCAAAGCAATGGATTGACAATCTGCGGCGCTCCCGCCATTACGCCGAGCGAGAGAATCGCTGGCCAGCCGGGCGGGAAAATAGAGAATACGCGATCCAGCCGCGCAACAATATAAAATGGGGAAATGTAAGGTTGCTGCAGATGGGCGGGAACCGTCAGCTTCCCCATTGCGAAAATCTGCGTTTGAAAAAGATAAGCGTGCTCGTCGGCGGAATTGGGGAAGTTATTCAGCGCATATTGGTTGATGGCGAGAGCAGCGGCCGCCGCCGCCAAGAGGACGGCGAGCAGAATCATGGCGTCTTTACGTGTCATACGCTGCGAGGCGGGGGAGGAATTCATCGCGAAGGATCGTTTCTATCTCAATTTCCGTTATAATCTTGTCAACTCCACAAAGGAAGATTATAGAATGAATGAGGCGTCCCGCGAACCATCGAACCGCGCATGGCTTATCGCAGCGTCATGGACTTTAAAAATCCTGATTGCCGGACTCGCGCTCGTTCTCGCGGGATGGTTCATTCTAGGAAAGATTCGGCAGGATCATTTCATCCGCACGCAAGCGAGAATCGCGTTAACGCAGCAGAACTTGAAAGTCCTATCTTCCGCCATAGACGCCTATTGTTCTCTCCTCCAGCAACCGCCGCCGCCGATGCAGGATCGCTTCGATCTCTCCACTCTGCGCATCCTGGACGCTTCCGGCGCGGCGTTGAGCGATCCCATCGCCGCCCTGCCGTTGGCGGCGATAGATCCCTTTGCGATAAGAGCGGCGCCTCTCTTTTATTACTACACGTTGAAGGACAAGTATCTCCTGGTCAGCCCCGGTCCGGATCAAAAACTGGATATCGACTCTAAAACCGCCCTCGCTTTCCTGCTCGGAGAAGACAATTTAAGCCCCTTCACCTTCGATCCTACCAATGGTCTTGGCGTTCCCTTCACAGATAAGCGCAGCAGTGGAGGAGATATCTGGGCGTCGAACCTGCCATCGAAAACTTCGTGGAAAGAGGGCGGGATTGTGGAGTGAGGATTCTAAAAGACAGTAGATGGATATAATTTAACGATCCGTTTTATGTTACGGCTAATTCGTCCACTTTGCGGATACCCGGAAGATTGCCGCTTGTTAGGTCATGGTATAAATCCCGCAAATGATCCTTGAGATCCTCCAGCGTTTCTCCTTGCGTCCAATAATCGGGATAGTCCTGAAAATATCCGATCCCAAAGCCGTCTTCCTCCCAATGGACATATTTGACGGTTTGCATTTGTATTCTTCTTACCCAAGAGGCGCTGGGCGGTTCGGGTTTTTGACTCATCCTTTGAGAATTTAT of the Candidatus Omnitrophota bacterium genome contains:
- a CDS encoding type II toxin-antitoxin system HicB family antitoxin gives rise to the protein MQTVKYVHWEEDGFGIGYFQDYPDYWTQGETLEDLKDHLRDLYHDLTSGNLPGIRKVDELAVT
- a CDS encoding glycosyltransferase family 39 protein; amino-acid sequence: MTRKDAMILLAVLLAAAAAALAINQYALNNFPNSADEHAYLFQTQIFAMGKLTVPAHLQQPYISPFYIVARLDRVFSIFPPGWPAILSLGVMAGAPQIVNPLLCALTLAAVFFAARRALGRTSAWIVVGLLLFSPCFLFNGASYFSHTACLLGASLTFLFFIKWGQEERYSAALLAGFFFSWTFAIREMTCLALLSPPLVYFFFQSRLRWRFAVLFVLGALPIGIVYLLYNHALTGFWLHPPRYLLPGERLGFGPREIRLFDYVEIKPFGPAQALTYMFRNLGRLFLWTFPALPLAAFWGAWKRRSLALAWTRVFALSALALPLAYFFYPSDGGNQYGPRFYFEALLPLSLLAAPWLEELRVRFVKTKRNILLVVLIILLGADGMMVGIHWRFYSHQIYRRQSLYRLADHFHLHNALVFVSAPSGDMTQGDLIRNSPFPDSSEVVYIWDMGAQNTELARSFPGRSSYIFGRDPQTGVNFLRPLSPRLGDK